The sequence below is a genomic window from Anaerolineae bacterium.
GCACCACGCGCCGCCGGCTATGTCCCGCCTCCAGCCCGAGCGCCAACTCGCCGTCCGCGCGATCCAGCGGCAGGCCTAGCTCTAATAGCTCTCGCAGCCGTGCCGGTCCCTCTTGCGTCAACACGCGCACGGCCTCCTCATCGGCCAAGCCGCAGGTCACTGCCAGCGTGTCGGCTGCCTGCAGCTCAGGCGCATCGTCGTGGCCAATAGCGACGGCAATCCCTCCTTGCGCGTAGGCTGTGTTACTTTCCAATGGGTCCGCTTTGGCGATGATCGCCACCTGGACCTTTGGCGATCGAGCGACATGCCAGGCAGCCATCAAGCCGGCCGCGCCGCTGCCAACGATCACGAGATCGCTTTTATGCACCAGCGCTGGCCGCGCGGGCAAGCCGGGCACGTAACGTCCCACCTCCAATGCAAGCAAAGGTTCAATGGCTTCCATCCGATGCCTCAGGCGAGAGCCAACATGCGCTCAATAGCGATTCGAGCTCGCTCGGCGATGGGTTTGGGCACAGTCACCTGGTACACCATGTGACGCAGGCTGTGGGCGACCTTGGGCAGCGTGATCTTCTTCATGTAGCGGCAGATGGTCTCCTCACTGATGGGATAAAACGCCTTGCCCGGCGCGACCTTGCGCATGCGATGCAGCACGCCGGTCTCGGTCGCTACTACGAATTCCGACGCGGGCGACTGCTGGACGCGGCGGATCATCCCTTCGGTGGAGAGGATGTAGGTGCCATCGCCACTGATGTCTCCCTTGGCCAGGGAGTACATGCACGAGGTCACGCAGCCACATTCGGGATGGATCAGGAACTCGGCGTTGGGGTGAGCCGATCGCAGCTGGATGATGTCCTCAGTGCGGATGCCAGCGTGGACATGGCACTCGCCCAGCCAGACGTGCATGCGACGGCCGGTCACCTGCTCTAGATAGCTGCCCAAGAAGAGATCGGGCAGGAACAGGATCTCGCGATCGGGCGGGATCGCCTCGATAACGCGCTGGGCGTTGCTCGAGGTGCAGCAATAGTCGCTTTCCGCCTTGACCTCGGCGGTGGTGTTCACGTAGGCGACGACCACGGCATTGGGATGTTGTGCCTTCCAGGCCCGCAGTTGCTCGGCCGTAATGCTGTCTGCCAGCGAGCAGCCGGCGTCCAGGTCGGGCAGTAGGACGATCTTGTCAGGACACAGGATGGCCGCCGTCTCGGCCATGAAGTGGACGCCGCAGAAGACGATGACATCCGCGTCGGTACGGGCGGCTGCTTGGGAGAGCCCCAAGGAATCGCCCACGAAGTCGGCGATGTCCTGGATTTCCGGGATCTGATAATTGTGCGCCAACAACACTGCGTTGCGCTGGCGTTTTAACTCCAGGATCTCCTGGATTAGCTCCTCTTGGGCCTGCCCATTTTCGTTCATCTTGGCATTCCCCCTGTCACTCGATCAGATAGCCGGCCTGCCTGAGCACGGCGATGGCCATGTCCAGGCGTGCCG
It includes:
- the nadA gene encoding quinolinate synthase NadA; translated protein: MNENGQAQEELIQEILELKRQRNAVLLAHNYQIPEIQDIADFVGDSLGLSQAAARTDADVIVFCGVHFMAETAAILCPDKIVLLPDLDAGCSLADSITAEQLRAWKAQHPNAVVVAYVNTTAEVKAESDYCCTSSNAQRVIEAIPPDREILFLPDLFLGSYLEQVTGRRMHVWLGECHVHAGIRTEDIIQLRSAHPNAEFLIHPECGCVTSCMYSLAKGDISGDGTYILSTEGMIRRVQQSPASEFVVATETGVLHRMRKVAPGKAFYPISEETICRYMKKITLPKVAHSLRHMVYQVTVPKPIAERARIAIERMLALA